From one Culex quinquefasciatus strain JHB chromosome 3, VPISU_Cqui_1.0_pri_paternal, whole genome shotgun sequence genomic stretch:
- the LOC6033560 gene encoding uncharacterized protein CG5098, with protein MSGHNPPHGRLGQPNSTWNPLQVPSYIPRQPQLAHMSSERSMARSPLTWHTPPNHQDQLYNFMSANHKNNLEINPILPTFGRSSGMPLGSVDLSLSSAARSTPSPKGAGNNLQQPGLPGPPPLGPLSQQQQQGLPSNIPPGMGGGGGPPPAMPEQNDHFHHKMIPGQQPQQQHGQHQQHHHMNANHNRSGPLSQIGGVIQSTAALKDRSGHGPHGVGNNGGGGAAGLAPSCSFLGPGPGGLPPQAAPQAGGNGYYNMMSTNSNVPPNAASINNRAPGLAAAAGGLHNMPPMGPIGAGNDFGGLHIKDAKQLNSEVGKNGRDNMPGVVETSDLVKDILLHAMQSNPVSMSPKINSSLQTPVPPGQSPNRSRSPPASSSSSAALDGGGHQSAAPPPPLPPGAAKSFPLISANVPSTPPEVTPDAAATSATAKTDSPPLLRAPSTSPAAPAAAVPVPSPSQSITSNDDSADSNSSKSRRRRKPDRTNKMSSADELERMHDFLTGENSADKCGVDRIDGIDPMRPNIAVRNDIATLALEGISSLSQGLASDSSHSPHITDLSDSTRINLQQQVGTPASAAAALNESNNRHPETTRESPRIKSPAAAVSSVISSVLSAAAAMAESRKDSESTSDDCETIDKIAAMISSTEGDVQVPAAAAVASSATTTTTTGGSCNGPPAGVSAEGTAVPAGEGSSSSASSKPESQHKPDADKSYEEIENKLEEMFAGIEESMPPSCSKSSPAKKSSPSAKQQAPASEPATDILTELAGKAESELTSVGPGSSNSPTAPAADVEPGPSGTQKKVLTPAAKRASAGKAAGTPPNKRKKVLKKKSAHGKGTSFAAAEERMANFGSGKAGLGKKPITKGGKKGAAAGSNGGKNAKVKSNEATASSSSAADMNGKYKGPFVQVKSDGSHMVINAPINEDDSDKPAKQTKKFANSMNNSEKSKIRGLHVSTLSTKYDADTTDASWMCVFCKTGPHKMRLGDLFGPYIISTKSGEFAESKTDQDFFSEKRTRESLASKLVQPKVEPVGASGTKSKKRKSLEPTASTSSAAPPPTATVPPPPPDMFYGMVKAGEDSYEVWLHEDCLVWAPGVHIIGTRIVGLEAAIWNCCRHPCRICGHSGAVVSCLRRGCNAEAHVVCARKHDWELSDEFKAHCKDHSEDGDS; from the exons ATGTCCGGCCACAATCCGCCCCACGGGCGTCTCGGCCAGCCGAACTCGACCTGGAACCCGCTGCAGGTGCCCTCGTACATTCCGCGACAGCCCCAGCTGGCGCACATGTCGAGCGAGCGGTCAATGGCGCGGTCACCGCTCACCTGGCACACCCCGCCCAACCACCAGGACCAGCTGTACAACTTTATGTCCGCAAACCACAAGAAC AATCTTGAAATCAATCCGATACTGCCAACGTTTGGTCGTAGTTCCGGCATGCCGCTGGGTTCGGTCGATCTGTCCCTGTCGTCGGCCGCCCGGAGTACGCCCTCTCCGAAGGGGGCAGGCAACAACCTGCAACAGCCGGGACTGCCCGGACCGCCGCCCCTTGGTCCACTatcccagcagcagcaacaaggACTACCGTCAAACATTCCTCCAGGCATGGGCGGTGGAGGTGGCCCTCCTCCGGCGATGCCCGAGCAGAACGATCACTTTCACCACAAAATGATTCCCGGGCAGCAGCCCCAGCAACAACACGGCCAACACCAGCAACATCATCACATGAATGC GAACCACAATCGATCGGGACCGTTGAGTCAAATCGGAGGCGTTATCCAATCAACCGCAGCCCTTAAAGACCGTTCCGGCCATGGTCCCCACGGAGTCGGCAACAACGGCGGTGGCGGCGCCGCCGGCTTAGCTCCGTCGTGTAGCTTCCTTGGGCCGGGTCCGGGCGGGCTGCCACCCCAGGCGGCGCCACAAGCCGGTGGTAACGGTTACTACAACATGATGAGCACCAACAGTAACGTGCCCCCGAACGCCGCAAGTATTAACAACCGGGCGCCGGGGCTGGCAGCGGCTGCTGGGGGATTGCACAACATGCCGCCGATGGGACCAATCGGAGCGGGGAACGACTTTGGCGGGCTGCACATCAAGGACGCAAAGCAGCTCAACAGCGAAGTCGGCAAGAATGGGAGGGATAAT atGCCGGGAGTTGTCGAGACATCGGATTTGGTGAAAGATATCCTGCTGCATGCGATGCAGAGTAATCCAGTTTCAATGTCGCCGAAGATAA ACTCGTCCCTGCAAACTCCGGTTCCCCCAGGCCAGAGCCCGAACCGGAGTCGCAGCCCACCGGCATCATCATCCTCCTCTGCCGCCCTGGACGGCGGTGGCCACCAATCggcagcaccaccaccaccccttCCACCGGGAGCCGCCAAGTCTTTCCCGTTGATTTCTGCAAACGTGCCATCGACACCACCGGAAGTGACGCCCGACGCTGCCGCGACCTCCGCCACCGCCAAAACCGACAGTCCACCGTTGCTGCGAGCTCCCTCAACGTCCCCGGCGGCACCTGCGGCAGCGGTTCCCGTTCCCTCGCCCAGCCAGAGCATCACGTCGAACGACGATTCGGCCGACTCGAACTCGAGCAAGTCGCGCCGCCGGAGAAAGCCGGACCGAACGAACAAGATGAGCTCGGCGGACGAGCTGGAACGGATGCACGACTTTTTGACGGGCGAGAACAGCGCGGACAAGTGCGGCGTCGACCGGATCGACGGGATCGATCCGATGCGGCCCAACATTGCGGTTCGGAACGATATTGCGACGCTGGCGTTGGAGGGCATCAGCAGCCTCAGCCAGGGCCTCGCCAGTGATAGTAGTCATAGTCCGCACATTACCGATCTGTCCGACAGCACGCGGATAAACCTGCAGCAGCAAGTGGGGACGCCGGCGTCGGCGGCAGCGGCGTTGAACGAAAGCAATAACCGGCATCCGGAGACGACGCGGGAATCGCCGAGGATTAAATCACCGGCGGCCGCCGTAAGTTCGGTCATTTCCAGCGTGCTTTCGGCGGCGGCAGCCATGGCCGAGTCGCGCAAGGACAGCGAGTCCACGTCGGACGATTGCGAGACGATCGACAAGATTGCGGCGATGATTTCCAGCACGGAAGGTGATGTACAGGTTcctgcggcggcggcggtggcgtcttcggcgacgacgacaacgacgacgggTGGTAGTTGTAATGGTCCTCCCGCTGGTGTAAGCGCTGAAGGAACGGCGGTTCCTGCGGGGGAAGGTTCCTCAAGTTCCGCTAGCTCAAAGCCAGAATCTCAGCACAAACCGGACGCGGATAAAAGTTATGAAGAG ATCGAGAACAAACTCGAGGAGATGTTCGCCGGTATTGAGGAATCGATGCCGCCCTCCTGTTCCAAGTCTTCGCCAGCGAAAAAGTCGTCCCCTTCCGCGAAGCAACAGGCCCCAGCCAGCGAACCTGCCACGGACATTCTCACCGAACTGGCTGGGAAGGCAGAGTCCGAATTGACTTCGGTCGGACCCGGAAGCAGTAATTCACCAACGGCACCGGCGGCGGATGTGGAACCGGGCCCGAGTGGGACTCAGAAAAAGGTACTAACACCGGCGGCGAAACGGGCCAGCGCTGGTAAAGCGGCCGGAACGCCACCGAACAAGCGGAAGAAGGTGTTGAAGAAGAAATCCGCGCACGGTAAGGGAACGAGCTTTGCGGCGGCTGAGGAAAGGATGGCCAACTTTGGCTCGGGGAAGGCGGGCCTCGGAAAGAAGCCGATAACCAAAGGAGGGAAGAAGGGGGCGGCGGCAGGATCCAACGGGggcaaaaatgccaaagtaaaatcaaacgaagcgacggcgtcgtcgtcgtcggcggcgGATATGAACGGAAAGTACAAGGGACCGTTCGTGCAGGTCAAGTCCGACGGAAGCCACATGGTCATTAACGCGCCCATCAACGAGGACGACTCGGACAAGCCGGCGAAGCAGACGAAAAAGTTTGCCAACAGCATGAACAACTCGGAGAAGAGCAAAATCCGGGGTCTGCACGTGAGCACGCTCAGCACCAAGTACGACGCGGACACGACGGACG CCTCGTGGATGTGCGTATTCTGCAAGACGGGACCGCACAAGATGCGCCTCGGCGACCTCTTCGGGCCGTACATCATCAGCACCAAGTCGGGCGAGTTCGCGGAGAGTAAAACCGACCAGGACTTCTTCAGCGAGAAGCGAACGCGCGAGAGTCTGGCCTCGAAGCTGGTGCAGCCGAAGGTGGAACCGGTCGGCGCAAGTGGG ACAAAGTCCAAAAAGCGAAAGTCGCTCGAACCAACGGCGAGCACGAGTAGTGCGGCGCCACCCCCAACGGCCACCGTTCCTCCTCCACCCCCGGACATGTTCTACGGCATGGTCAAGGCCGGCGAAGACTCGTACGAGGTGTGGCTGCACGAGGACTGCCTGGTGTGGGCGCCGGGCGTCCACATCATCGGGACGCGCATCGTCGGGCTGGAGGCGGCCATCTGGAACTGCTGCCGGCACCCGTGTCGGATATGTGGCCACTCGGGCGCCGTGGTCAGCTGCCTGAGGCGGGGCTGCAACGCGGAAGCGCACGTCGTGTGTGCGCGAAAGCACGACTGGGAGCTGAGCGACGAGTTCAAAGCGCACTGCAAGGATCATTCCGAGGACGGCGATTCTTGA
- the LOC119769409 gene encoding uncharacterized protein LOC119769409, whose protein sequence is MVPLVGGAEGLAIFLYGGDRRSRFDLFGLLEALNGLADALQRCGVAVLWTRDGVPNLSCDDPAQEHEEHGSKQQVRSLEVGIGQLDALRNRPVSDAISDQALNLHREAFVPGVRLHCADVANWNSHRL, encoded by the exons ATGGTCCCGCTTGTGGGTGGAGCGGAAGGCCTCGCAATCTTTCTGTACGGTGGTGACAGGCGTAGCAGATTCGATCTCTTCGGCCTACTAGAAGCGTTGAATGGACTCGCTGATGCGCTCCAACGTTGCGGTGTGGCTGTACTGTGGACCAGGGACGGTGTCCCCAACCTCTCCTGCGACGACCCAGCCCAG GAGCATGAAGAACATGGCAGCAAGCAGCAAGTCCGGAGTCTGGAAGTCGGGATCGGCCAGCTGGATGCACTCCGGAATCGGCCAGTCAGCGATGCGATCAGCGATCAAGCACTCAACCTTCATCGCGAAGCTTTTGTACCGGGCGTACGTCTTCATTGCGCCGATGTCGCAAATTGGAACAGCCATAGACTCTGA